One Mesorhizobium sp. J428 DNA segment encodes these proteins:
- a CDS encoding XdhC family protein, protein MDLKTLRELNEARAARRAAILLTDLADGSARVIHEGEEVAGELSSAIAKTFRSGVSGTVEADGRSWFLNAHLPPPRIVVIGAVHISQALAPMARLAGYDLEVIDPRTAFATPERFEGVTLFADWPETVLKERPLDAYCALAAVTHDPKIDDFALKAALDAGCFYVGALGSRKTHAKRVERLAALGASEAQIARVKAPIGLDIGAASPAEIAVAVLAQIIGAFRSRGLAGRGAA, encoded by the coding sequence ATGGACCTCAAGACCCTCCGCGAGTTGAACGAGGCTCGCGCGGCGCGCCGCGCTGCGATCCTGCTCACCGATCTCGCCGACGGTTCCGCCCGGGTGATCCACGAAGGCGAGGAGGTGGCGGGCGAGCTGTCGTCGGCGATCGCCAAGACCTTCCGCTCCGGCGTTTCGGGAACCGTCGAAGCCGACGGCAGGAGCTGGTTCCTGAACGCACACCTGCCGCCGCCGCGCATCGTCGTCATCGGCGCCGTGCATATCAGCCAGGCGCTGGCGCCGATGGCGCGCCTCGCCGGCTACGACCTGGAGGTGATCGACCCGCGCACGGCGTTTGCGACGCCCGAGCGCTTCGAAGGTGTCACGCTCTTCGCAGACTGGCCGGAGACGGTGCTGAAGGAGCGACCGCTCGACGCCTATTGCGCGCTGGCCGCGGTGACGCACGATCCCAAGATCGACGATTTCGCGCTGAAGGCCGCGCTCGACGCGGGTTGCTTCTATGTCGGGGCGCTCGGCAGCCGCAAGACACATGCGAAGCGGGTCGAGCGGCTGGCCGCACTCGGTGCAAGCGAGGCGCAGATCGCGCGTGTCAAGGCGCCGATCGGCCTCGACATAGGTGCGGCGAGCCCGGCCGAGATCGCGGTCGCCGTGCTGGCGCAGATCATCGGCGCGTTCCGCTCGCGGGGCCTCGCGGGCAGAGGTGCTGCGTGA
- a CDS encoding XdhC family protein yields the protein MDIASTPEANLDPLAIAERWKAAGRDVALATVVETWGSAPRPVGSHLVIDADGNFHGSVSGGCVEGAVVAEAVDVIGSGSPRMLEFGVADETAWRVGLSCGGRIKVYVERLA from the coding sequence ATGGACATCGCATCGACCCCTGAAGCCAACCTCGATCCTCTGGCGATCGCGGAACGCTGGAAGGCGGCGGGCCGCGACGTGGCGCTCGCCACGGTGGTGGAGACCTGGGGCTCGGCGCCGCGTCCGGTCGGCAGCCATCTCGTCATTGACGCCGACGGCAATTTCCACGGCTCGGTGTCGGGCGGCTGCGTCGAGGGCGCGGTCGTGGCCGAGGCGGTCGACGTGATCGGTTCGGGAAGCCCAAGAATGCTTGAATTCGGCGTTGCGGACGAGACCGCCTGGCGGGTCGGGCTCTCCTGCGGCGGCCGGATCAAGGTCTATGTCGAGCGGCTGGCCTGA
- a CDS encoding VWA domain-containing protein: MGTFSSPNTPKEAVADGRIADNIVYFARALRKAGMRVGPASVVDAIDAVITTGIGTRDDFYWTLHAVLVTRHEDHPVFDEAFRLFWKSRELIEKMLAMFSPVAPETRQKEKPRAAETRVGDAMFEGHRKRQQPEEVPEVEIDARLTVSGNEILRAKDFAQMNAQELDAAKRAIANLRLPFDLVKTRRFRPDPRGSRVDPRATMRSALRTGGDLILPKFREAREIHPPLVVLADISGSMSRYSRIFLHFLHALLEKRRRVHTFAFGTRLTNLTRQLRNRDPDQALADAAASVRDWSGGTRIGETLAEFNRLWSRRVLSQGAVVLLITDGLERDDVEMLGVEMDRLHKSCRRLIWLNPLLRFDGFEARARGVRAMLPHVDEFRAVHTLNALSDLCASLSDSRPREADPKRWLAAANRQAA; encoded by the coding sequence ATGGGCACCTTCTCTTCGCCGAACACGCCGAAGGAAGCGGTAGCCGACGGCCGCATCGCCGACAACATCGTCTATTTCGCCCGTGCGTTGCGCAAGGCCGGCATGCGCGTTGGTCCGGCCTCTGTGGTCGACGCGATCGATGCGGTGATCACGACCGGCATCGGCACCCGCGACGACTTCTACTGGACGCTGCACGCCGTGCTCGTCACCCGCCACGAGGACCACCCGGTGTTCGACGAGGCGTTCCGGCTGTTCTGGAAGTCGCGCGAGCTAATCGAGAAGATGCTGGCGATGTTCTCGCCGGTGGCGCCCGAGACGCGCCAGAAGGAGAAGCCGCGCGCGGCCGAGACGAGGGTCGGCGACGCGATGTTCGAGGGCCACCGCAAGCGGCAGCAGCCGGAAGAGGTGCCGGAAGTGGAGATCGATGCGCGGCTGACCGTGTCGGGCAACGAGATCCTGCGCGCCAAGGACTTCGCGCAGATGAACGCGCAGGAACTCGACGCGGCCAAACGGGCCATCGCAAACCTCAGGCTGCCCTTCGACCTGGTAAAGACGCGGCGTTTCCGGCCCGATCCGCGCGGCAGCCGGGTCGATCCACGCGCCACCATGCGGTCGGCGCTGCGGACTGGCGGCGACCTGATCCTGCCGAAGTTCCGCGAAGCGCGCGAGATCCATCCGCCGCTGGTGGTGCTGGCCGACATTTCCGGCTCGATGAGCCGGTATTCCAGAATCTTCCTGCATTTTCTTCATGCACTGCTGGAGAAGCGGCGACGGGTCCACACTTTTGCATTCGGCACGCGGCTGACGAACCTGACCAGGCAATTGCGCAACCGCGACCCGGACCAGGCACTGGCGGATGCCGCGGCGAGCGTGCGCGACTGGTCGGGCGGGACGCGTATCGGCGAGACGCTCGCCGAGTTCAACCGGCTGTGGTCGCGGCGTGTGCTGTCGCAGGGCGCGGTGGTTCTGCTGATCACCGACGGGCTAGAACGCGACGATGTCGAGATGCTGGGCGTCGAGATGGATCGGCTGCACAAGAGCTGCCGACGGCTGATCTGGCTGAACCCGCTGCTGCGCTTCGACGGGTTCGAGGCGCGGGCGAGGGGCGTGAGGGCCATGCTGCCGCATGTCGATGAGTTCCGCGCCGTTCATACGCTGAATGCGCTATCTGACCTCTGCGCCTCGCTGTCGGACAGCCGGCCGCGCGAGGCCGATCCGAAACGATGGCTCGCCGCCGCCAACAGGCAGGCGGCGTGA
- a CDS encoding MoxR family ATPase translates to MADLNPRGVPQSIDETLEMLRAADYVADRALATVLFLSLRMKRPLFLEGEAGVGKTEIAKVLAASLGRRLIRLQCYEGLDVSSAVYEWNYAAQMIEIRMDEAAGQTDRDLIERNVFSDKYLIRRPVLDALSGTKGAAPVFLIDELDRTDEAFEAFLLEILSDFQVTVPELGTIRAEEPPIVIITTNRTREIHDALKRRCLYHWVDYPNAERELEIVRRKVPQANRRLSEEVVRFIQKLRQIDLFKAPGVAETIDWAGALNELDKVALDPETVSDTIGVLLKYQDDIARIEQGEGRRILKEVKAELSAAAE, encoded by the coding sequence ATGGCAGATCTCAACCCCCGGGGCGTTCCCCAGTCCATCGACGAAACGCTGGAGATGCTGCGCGCGGCCGATTACGTAGCCGACCGGGCGCTTGCAACCGTGCTGTTCCTCAGCCTGCGCATGAAGCGGCCGCTGTTCCTCGAGGGCGAGGCCGGAGTCGGCAAGACCGAGATCGCCAAGGTGCTCGCCGCCTCGCTCGGCCGCCGGCTGATCCGGCTGCAGTGCTACGAGGGCCTCGACGTGTCATCCGCGGTCTATGAGTGGAACTATGCCGCGCAGATGATAGAGATCCGCATGGACGAGGCGGCCGGCCAGACGGACCGGGATCTGATCGAGCGCAACGTGTTCTCGGACAAGTATCTCATCCGCCGGCCGGTGCTCGACGCGCTGAGCGGCACCAAGGGAGCGGCTCCGGTCTTCCTGATCGACGAGCTCGACCGCACCGACGAGGCCTTCGAGGCCTTCCTGCTCGAGATCCTGTCGGATTTCCAGGTGACGGTGCCCGAACTCGGTACGATCAGAGCGGAGGAGCCGCCGATCGTCATCATCACCACCAATCGCACGCGCGAGATTCACGACGCGCTGAAGCGGCGCTGCCTGTATCACTGGGTCGACTATCCGAATGCCGAGCGCGAGCTGGAGATCGTCAGGCGCAAGGTGCCGCAGGCGAACCGGAGGCTTTCCGAAGAGGTCGTCCGCTTCATCCAGAAGCTGCGCCAGATCGACCTGTTCAAGGCGCCGGGCGTGGCCGAGACGATCGACTGGGCCGGCGCGCTCAACGAACTCGACAAGGTGGCGCTCGATCCCGAAACCGTGTCGGATACGATCGGCGTGCTGCTCAAATATCAGGACGACATCGCACGCATCGAGCAGGGCGAAGGCCGCCGCATCCTCAAGGAGGTCAAGGCGGAGCTTTCGGCGGCGGCGGAGTAG